Proteins encoded by one window of Leopardus geoffroyi isolate Oge1 chromosome X, O.geoffroyi_Oge1_pat1.0, whole genome shotgun sequence:
- the LOC123595113 gene encoding peptidyl-prolyl cis-trans isomerase A-like, translating into MLRKTFLIWSSVTVALQMPLPRKLWCCPATVDPTVFFNVTVDGKPLGHVSFEPVADKVPKTAENFRARSTGEKGFGDKGSCFRRIIWEFLCQDCACTCHNGTGGQSISGEKSDHENFILKHTGPGILSMAHAGPNTNASQVFIPTAKTEWLDGKHVASGKVKEGRNIAEAMEGFGSRNAKANRKTTIADQHLTCVLS; encoded by the coding sequence ATgctaagaaaaacatttcttatcTGGAGCTCTGTAACGGTGGCCTTGCAGATGCCACTGCCGCGGAAGCTCTGGTGCTGTCCAGCCACCGTCGACCCCACCGTGTTCTTCAACGTCACTGTGGATGGCAAGCCCTTGGGCCATGTCTCCTTTGAGCCGGTTGCAGACAAAGTTCCAAAGACAGCAGAAAACTTTCGTGCTCGGAGCACTGGGGAGAAAGGATTTGGTGATAAAGGTTCCTGCTTTCGCAGGATTATTTGGGAATTTCTGTGCCAGGACTGTGCCTGCACATGCCATAATGGCACTGGTGGCCAGTCCATCTCTGGGGAGAAATCTGACCATGAGAATTTCATCCTGAAGCACACGGGTCCTGGCATCTTGTCCATGGCACACGCTGGACCCAACACAAATGCTTCCCAGGTTTTCATCCCCACTGCCAAGACTGAGTGGTTGGATGGCAAGCATGTGGCCTCTGGCAAGGTGAAAGAGGGAAGGAATATTGCAGAAGCCATGGAGGGCTTTGGCTCCAGGAATGCCAAGGCCAACAGGAAGACCACTATTGCTGACCAACACTTGACTTGTGTTTTATCTTAA